One segment of Kryptolebias marmoratus isolate JLee-2015 linkage group LG23, ASM164957v2, whole genome shotgun sequence DNA contains the following:
- the LOC108249343 gene encoding FUN14 domain-containing protein 1 isoform X1, with translation MATVEQREAFLKPAAGQDEPESDDDVYEVVDLTEYARRHQWWSRVFGNSSGPIAEKYSVATQLVMGGVTGWCAGYVFQRVGKIAATAVGGGFLLLQIANHSGYVQVDWKKVEKDVNKAKKRLKKKANKAAPEIHTFIEEVKATDFIKRNIVLSSGFVGGFFLGLAS, from the exons ATGGCGACGgtggagcagagagaag CTTTCCTTAAACCTGCAGCGGGTCAGGACGAGCCGGAGAGCGACGATGACGTCTACGAGGTGGTGGACCTGACGGAGTACGCCCGCAGGCACCAGTGGTGGAGCAGGGTGTTCGGCAACAGCTCCGGCCCGATCGCCGAGAAGTATTCGGTGGCCACTCAGCTCGTGATGGGAGGGGTGACCGGATG GTGTGCCGGCTACGTTTTCCAGAGAGTCGGGAAGATAGCGGCGACCGCCGTCGGTGGAGGCTTCCTCCTCCTACAG ATCGCCAACCACAGCGGTTACGTTCAGGTGGACTGGAAGAAGGTGGAGAAGGATGTGAACAAAGCGAAGAAGCGCCTGAAGAAGAAAGCCAACAAGGCGGCTCCTGAAATACACACGTTCATTGAGGAGGTAAAG GCCACGGACTTCATAAAGCGAAACATCGTCTTGTCCAGCGGGTTCGTCGGCGGCTTTTTCCTCGGACTGGCCTCCTGA
- the cenpl gene encoding centromere protein L isoform X1, whose translation MEQTNASVTRTPLDSVAVKRKSKSRSYRQSYRSCLGVASRLGLTPARRLTTNRKAPESHNITRQVNPEHLALLVKNEWQLAYVTPLHQFRHTQLRSYARHLSAFVVAEKQQGLAVEVSGLQNGFKASMTVVQGMSEADDDPETVLIQIHSKPLFSRPDDPQKLVWSGWLTCINGNPEYLHSLPKDFTCLPLFVYKGAENLSSLVKSWVQRTFDCCFGPLELSQTSLQWLAALWTNCHAESNIQHLRMLWTLPSAPPLQVTYAVDPHDVWELWGSVRKGSWGDGAGEARWIDLEEVASFMQSLKSHFYRHFKLDLSAGILNQVSTALGSARFNGRIKISNSAYVITTLTLLTECALLKMPI comes from the exons ATGGAGCAGACTAATGCGAG CGTGACGAGGACTCCCCTCGATAGCGTCGCGGTTAAGAGAAAGAGCAAAAGCAGGAGCTACCGTCAGTCATACCGCAGCTGCCTGGGTGTTGCCTCGAGGCTCGGCTTGACTCCGGCGAGGCGACTCACCACGAACAGAAAAGCTCCGGAGTCGCACAACATCACC CGGCAGGTGAACCCGGAGCACCTGGCCCTGTTGGTGAAAAACGAGTGGCAGCTCGCCTACGTCACCCCCCTCCACCAGTTCAGGCACACGCAGCTCAGGAGCTACGCCAGGCACCTCTCGGCGTTTGTCGTCGCCGAGAAGCAGCAGGGCTTGGCGGTGGAGGTCAGCGGGCTGCAGAACGGCTTCAAGGCCTCGATGACGGTGGTGCAGGGGATGAGCGAGGCGGACGATGACCCTGAGACTGTCCTCATACAG ATACATTCGAAGCCACTTTTTTCGAGGCCAGATGACCCACAGAAATTAGTTTGGAGTGGCTGGCTGACGTGCATCAACGGCAATCCTGAATATCTTCACTCCCTTCCGAAGGACTTCACCTGTCTGCCGCTCTTCGTCTACAAGGGTGCTGAAaatctctcctctttggtcAAATCCTGGGTCCAGAGGACGTTCGACTGCTGCTTCGGCCCGTTGGAGCTTAGCCAGACCAGCCTGCAGTGGCTGGCGGCGCTGTGGACCAACTGCCACGCCGAGTCCAACATCCAACACCTGAGGATGCTGTGGACGCTGCCCTCCGCGCCGCCGCTTCAGGTGACCTACGCCGTGGACCCCCACGACGTGTGGGAGCTGTGGGGCAGCGTGCGGAAGGGCTCGTGGGGCGACGGGGCGGGGGAGGCGCGCTGGATCGACCTGGAGGAGGTGGCGAGCTTCATGCAAAGTCTAAAGAGCCACTTCTACAGACACTTCAAGCTGGACCTGTCAGCGGGGATCCTGAACCAGGTCTCCACGGCGCTGGGGTCGGCCAGGTTCAACGGCAGGATCAAG ATCTCTAACAGTGCGTACGTGATCACCACCCTGACTCTGCTGACGGAATGCGCCCTCCTGAAAATGCCCATCTGA
- the cenpl gene encoding centromere protein L isoform X2, giving the protein MEQTNASVTRTPLDSVAVKRKSKSRSYRQSYRSCLGVASRLGLTPARRLTTNRKAPESHNITVNPEHLALLVKNEWQLAYVTPLHQFRHTQLRSYARHLSAFVVAEKQQGLAVEVSGLQNGFKASMTVVQGMSEADDDPETVLIQIHSKPLFSRPDDPQKLVWSGWLTCINGNPEYLHSLPKDFTCLPLFVYKGAENLSSLVKSWVQRTFDCCFGPLELSQTSLQWLAALWTNCHAESNIQHLRMLWTLPSAPPLQVTYAVDPHDVWELWGSVRKGSWGDGAGEARWIDLEEVASFMQSLKSHFYRHFKLDLSAGILNQVSTALGSARFNGRIKISNSAYVITTLTLLTECALLKMPI; this is encoded by the exons ATGGAGCAGACTAATGCGAG CGTGACGAGGACTCCCCTCGATAGCGTCGCGGTTAAGAGAAAGAGCAAAAGCAGGAGCTACCGTCAGTCATACCGCAGCTGCCTGGGTGTTGCCTCGAGGCTCGGCTTGACTCCGGCGAGGCGACTCACCACGAACAGAAAAGCTCCGGAGTCGCACAACATCACC GTGAACCCGGAGCACCTGGCCCTGTTGGTGAAAAACGAGTGGCAGCTCGCCTACGTCACCCCCCTCCACCAGTTCAGGCACACGCAGCTCAGGAGCTACGCCAGGCACCTCTCGGCGTTTGTCGTCGCCGAGAAGCAGCAGGGCTTGGCGGTGGAGGTCAGCGGGCTGCAGAACGGCTTCAAGGCCTCGATGACGGTGGTGCAGGGGATGAGCGAGGCGGACGATGACCCTGAGACTGTCCTCATACAG ATACATTCGAAGCCACTTTTTTCGAGGCCAGATGACCCACAGAAATTAGTTTGGAGTGGCTGGCTGACGTGCATCAACGGCAATCCTGAATATCTTCACTCCCTTCCGAAGGACTTCACCTGTCTGCCGCTCTTCGTCTACAAGGGTGCTGAAaatctctcctctttggtcAAATCCTGGGTCCAGAGGACGTTCGACTGCTGCTTCGGCCCGTTGGAGCTTAGCCAGACCAGCCTGCAGTGGCTGGCGGCGCTGTGGACCAACTGCCACGCCGAGTCCAACATCCAACACCTGAGGATGCTGTGGACGCTGCCCTCCGCGCCGCCGCTTCAGGTGACCTACGCCGTGGACCCCCACGACGTGTGGGAGCTGTGGGGCAGCGTGCGGAAGGGCTCGTGGGGCGACGGGGCGGGGGAGGCGCGCTGGATCGACCTGGAGGAGGTGGCGAGCTTCATGCAAAGTCTAAAGAGCCACTTCTACAGACACTTCAAGCTGGACCTGTCAGCGGGGATCCTGAACCAGGTCTCCACGGCGCTGGGGTCGGCCAGGTTCAACGGCAGGATCAAG ATCTCTAACAGTGCGTACGTGATCACCACCCTGACTCTGCTGACGGAATGCGCCCTCCTGAAAATGCCCATCTGA
- the LOC108249343 gene encoding FUN14 domain-containing protein 1 isoform X3 — protein MATVEQREAGQDEPESDDDVYEVVDLTEYARRHQWWSRVFGNSSGPIAEKYSVATQLVMGGVTGWCAGYVFQRVGKIAATAVGGGFLLLQIANHSGYVQVDWKKVEKDVNKAKKRLKKKANKAAPEIHTFIEEVKATDFIKRNIVLSSGFVGGFFLGLAS, from the exons ATGGCGACGgtggagcagagagaag CGGGTCAGGACGAGCCGGAGAGCGACGATGACGTCTACGAGGTGGTGGACCTGACGGAGTACGCCCGCAGGCACCAGTGGTGGAGCAGGGTGTTCGGCAACAGCTCCGGCCCGATCGCCGAGAAGTATTCGGTGGCCACTCAGCTCGTGATGGGAGGGGTGACCGGATG GTGTGCCGGCTACGTTTTCCAGAGAGTCGGGAAGATAGCGGCGACCGCCGTCGGTGGAGGCTTCCTCCTCCTACAG ATCGCCAACCACAGCGGTTACGTTCAGGTGGACTGGAAGAAGGTGGAGAAGGATGTGAACAAAGCGAAGAAGCGCCTGAAGAAGAAAGCCAACAAGGCGGCTCCTGAAATACACACGTTCATTGAGGAGGTAAAG GCCACGGACTTCATAAAGCGAAACATCGTCTTGTCCAGCGGGTTCGTCGGCGGCTTTTTCCTCGGACTGGCCTCCTGA
- the LOC108249343 gene encoding FUN14 domain-containing protein 1 isoform X4, translating to MATVEQREAGQDEPESDDDVYEVVDLTEYARRHQWWSRVFGNSSGPIAEKYSVATQLVMGGVTGWCAGYVFQRVGKIAATAVGGGFLLLQIANHSGYVQVDWKKVEKDVNKAKKRLKKKANKAAPEIHTFIEEATDFIKRNIVLSSGFVGGFFLGLAS from the exons ATGGCGACGgtggagcagagagaag CGGGTCAGGACGAGCCGGAGAGCGACGATGACGTCTACGAGGTGGTGGACCTGACGGAGTACGCCCGCAGGCACCAGTGGTGGAGCAGGGTGTTCGGCAACAGCTCCGGCCCGATCGCCGAGAAGTATTCGGTGGCCACTCAGCTCGTGATGGGAGGGGTGACCGGATG GTGTGCCGGCTACGTTTTCCAGAGAGTCGGGAAGATAGCGGCGACCGCCGTCGGTGGAGGCTTCCTCCTCCTACAG ATCGCCAACCACAGCGGTTACGTTCAGGTGGACTGGAAGAAGGTGGAGAAGGATGTGAACAAAGCGAAGAAGCGCCTGAAGAAGAAAGCCAACAAGGCGGCTCCTGAAATACACACGTTCATTGAGGAG GCCACGGACTTCATAAAGCGAAACATCGTCTTGTCCAGCGGGTTCGTCGGCGGCTTTTTCCTCGGACTGGCCTCCTGA
- the LOC108249343 gene encoding FUN14 domain-containing protein 1 isoform X2, translating to MATVEQREAFLKPAAGQDEPESDDDVYEVVDLTEYARRHQWWSRVFGNSSGPIAEKYSVATQLVMGGVTGWCAGYVFQRVGKIAATAVGGGFLLLQIANHSGYVQVDWKKVEKDVNKAKKRLKKKANKAAPEIHTFIEEATDFIKRNIVLSSGFVGGFFLGLAS from the exons ATGGCGACGgtggagcagagagaag CTTTCCTTAAACCTGCAGCGGGTCAGGACGAGCCGGAGAGCGACGATGACGTCTACGAGGTGGTGGACCTGACGGAGTACGCCCGCAGGCACCAGTGGTGGAGCAGGGTGTTCGGCAACAGCTCCGGCCCGATCGCCGAGAAGTATTCGGTGGCCACTCAGCTCGTGATGGGAGGGGTGACCGGATG GTGTGCCGGCTACGTTTTCCAGAGAGTCGGGAAGATAGCGGCGACCGCCGTCGGTGGAGGCTTCCTCCTCCTACAG ATCGCCAACCACAGCGGTTACGTTCAGGTGGACTGGAAGAAGGTGGAGAAGGATGTGAACAAAGCGAAGAAGCGCCTGAAGAAGAAAGCCAACAAGGCGGCTCCTGAAATACACACGTTCATTGAGGAG GCCACGGACTTCATAAAGCGAAACATCGTCTTGTCCAGCGGGTTCGTCGGCGGCTTTTTCCTCGGACTGGCCTCCTGA